The sequence TGCACCGCATGGCCGGTGCCGAGCTGCGGCTCCTGGCGCACGAAGCGCAGCGCGGTGGTGGCGGGCGCCTGCAGGCCGGCCTCCACCTGCTCGGCGCCGTGACCGGTGATCACCACCACCGAGCGCGCCGATAACCGCGCGGCACAGTCGATCACGTGCTGGGCCAGTGCGCGCCCGCCCAAACGGTGCAACACTTTGGGCCGCTGACTTTTCATGCGCGTGCCCTTGCCGGCCGCCATCACCACCACATCCACAGGGAACGACATGAACACCTCTTTCGGGGAATCGTTGCGCGGCGTTCTTGCCGGGCCTCACGTGCGCCGGATTATCGCCCTCAGGGTGAGCAAGGTCTGTGCGCTGGTGATCATGGCCGCGACCCTCTCGGCCTGCACCGCGACACGACTGGCCTACAACCAGGCGCACAACGCCACCTATTGGTGGCTCGACAGCCACGTCGACTTCAACAATGGCCAGTCGACCCCGGTGCGCGGCGACATCAACGCCTTCTTTCAATGGCACCGCACCAACGAATTGCCGGTGTACGCCGGACTGCTGCAGCGCTGGCAATCCATGGCGTCCCAGGACATCACAGGCGCACAGGTGTGCGCCGAGTTCGACGTGATCCGCCAGCGCATCGACCGTGCTGCCGATGCCAGCGTGCAACCCATGGCGCGCCTGGCACTGCAACTCGACGCGGCCCAGCTGGAGCACCTCAAGAGCCGCCAGGCCAAGAGCAATGAAGAGTTTGCCGACGACTTCCTTCAAGCGTCTGCAGAAGCGCGCATCGAAAAGCGCTATGACCGCGCGCTGGGCCGCAGCGAAATGCTCTACGGCACGCTGAACGCGGCACAAAAGGAACTGCTGCGCAACAACATCAAGGCGTCTCCATTCGACCCGCAGCGCACCCAGGCCGAGCGGCTGCGCCGACAGACCGACCTGTTGCAAACGGTGAAAGAAGCCCAGGCCGCACCCGACACCGCCACCGAACGCGTGCGCGGCCACATCGCTCGCATCGGCCAGTCGCCCACGCCGGGCTACAAGGCTTATGCGGACGAGCTGGTGCGCCAGGGCTGCGCCCAGTTCGCCCAGTTGCACAACGCGACCTCGCCCGAGCAGCGTGCCCACGCCGTGCGCGTGCTCAAGGACTACGAAAACGACCTGCGGGTGCTGAGCGCACAACGCTGACACGCGCGCGGCCTGTCAGCCCGCAAACCGCATCCACGCCCACACCACGGCCAGCGTGGCCAGCGTCACCGGAATGCCTGTGACCGCATGCCGCTTCCAGTCGATCTCGATGCCTTGTTGCCGGGCCAGGTCGGCCACGATCAGGTTGGCGATCGAGCCCA is a genomic window of Hydrogenophaga sp. RAC07 containing:
- a CDS encoding DUF6279 family lipoprotein encodes the protein MNTSFGESLRGVLAGPHVRRIIALRVSKVCALVIMAATLSACTATRLAYNQAHNATYWWLDSHVDFNNGQSTPVRGDINAFFQWHRTNELPVYAGLLQRWQSMASQDITGAQVCAEFDVIRQRIDRAADASVQPMARLALQLDAAQLEHLKSRQAKSNEEFADDFLQASAEARIEKRYDRALGRSEMLYGTLNAAQKELLRNNIKASPFDPQRTQAERLRRQTDLLQTVKEAQAAPDTATERVRGHIARIGQSPTPGYKAYADELVRQGCAQFAQLHNATSPEQRAHAVRVLKDYENDLRVLSAQR